From the Mycoplasmatota bacterium genome, one window contains:
- a CDS encoding DDE-type integrase/transposase/recombinase gives MVKIISVLSVFLKYLNKLLYKFILFLDSHIISTHSSKSSGTYYEPFRKFTVDGEPIIQKVEKLDYQELFNVYFLKYNKQLKPVSRRNPSKLDFKGNCPICGAPHDYIYENNIKSKQLLCKVCSHTFTLNNDFLEKIILKCPHCSKNLERIKDRNSYIIYKCRHKNCSFYLDKLKKLTPDQLKQFKKKPGKFKLHYNYRAFDINFDSLERDSMSNLNMKVDLANIRHSKHTLGLILTYYVNYGLSSRKTAAIMYDIHQVKISHQTVMNYANSVSTMIRPLLENYPYDLSSDLCGDETYVRVKGKKHYIFFFSDKIKKIITSYQVFSKRDTFSAVVSLYQTFKKYTELPKNLKVVVDGNPIYNVAWSYFKSMNINFDLFQVIGLTNNTKTDKDYRPFKQVTERLNRTFKDDYIQMNGFGNIKSANAYMVLFTTFFNFLRPHKSLGYNPPVKLEEFDDLPHMPSKWLSLIDMSYSYIN, from the coding sequence ATGGTTAAAATTATATCAGTTCTTTCAGTATTTTTAAAGTATTTAAACAAACTACTTTATAAATTTATTCTTTTTCTAGATTCGCACATTATTTCTACACATAGTTCTAAGTCATCTGGCACTTATTATGAACCTTTTAGGAAGTTCACTGTTGATGGTGAACCTATTATTCAGAAGGTTGAAAAGCTAGATTATCAAGAATTGTTTAATGTGTATTTTTTAAAGTACAATAAGCAATTAAAACCTGTTTCTAGAAGAAATCCATCAAAACTTGATTTCAAAGGAAATTGCCCTATTTGTGGTGCTCCTCATGATTACATATATGAAAATAATATTAAATCAAAACAGTTACTTTGTAAGGTATGTAGTCATACATTTACCTTGAATAATGATTTTCTTGAAAAGATTATTTTAAAATGTCCTCATTGTTCAAAGAACCTTGAAAGAATTAAAGACCGTAATAGTTATATTATTTATAAATGTAGACATAAGAATTGTTCCTTCTATTTAGATAAATTAAAGAAATTAACACCAGATCAATTAAAACAATTCAAAAAGAAACCAGGTAAATTTAAACTTCATTATAACTATCGTGCTTTCGATATTAACTTTGATTCCCTAGAACGTGACTCTATGTCTAATTTAAATATGAAGGTTGATTTAGCCAATATCAGACATTCTAAGCATACTCTAGGCTTAATCTTAACGTATTACGTTAACTACGGTTTGTCGAGTAGGAAAACTGCAGCTATCATGTATGATATTCACCAAGTTAAGATTTCCCATCAAACCGTGATGAATTATGCAAATAGTGTTTCTACAATGATTCGTCCCTTACTTGAAAATTACCCATATGATTTATCATCTGACCTTTGTGGGGATGAAACATATGTTAGGGTTAAGGGGAAGAAGCATTATATCTTCTTCTTCTCAGATAAAATTAAAAAGATTATTACTTCTTATCAAGTTTTTAGTAAACGTGATACTTTTTCAGCAGTCGTTTCACTATATCAAACATTCAAAAAATACACTGAACTACCTAAGAATTTGAAAGTAGTTGTGGATGGTAATCCTATTTACAACGTTGCATGGTCATACTTTAAAAGCATGAACATAAATTTCGATTTATTTCAAGTTATAGGACTCACTAATAACACGAAAACAGACAAGGATTACCGTCCATTTAAACAAGTAACTGAGCGTTTAAATAGAACTTTCAAAGACGATTATATCCAAATGAACGGATTTGGTAATATCAAGAGCGCTAATGCTTATATGGTCTTGTTTACAACGTTTTTTAACTTTCTAAGACCACATAAATCGTTAGGTTATAACCCACCTGTTAAATTAGAAGAGTTTGATGATTTACCTCATATGCCAAGCAAATGGCTTTCTCTAATAGATATGAGTTACTCTTATATAAACTAA